A single Cupriavidus sp. D39 DNA region contains:
- a CDS encoding UDP-N-acetylglucosamine 4,6-dehydratase family protein yields the protein MAEMVSGEVRLDDVREVEIDELLGRDVVAPNMKLLMENIAGKSVMVTGAGGSIGSELCRQIIKNKPARLVLYEQSEFALYALEYELQQTVAEKELPIELIPVLGSVQNGERVFGIMSRYGVQTIYHAAAYKHVPIVEFNMTEGILNNTVGTRITAEAAIRANVEAFVLISTDKAVRPTNVMGASKRMAELCLQAFAQDPNVRTRFSIVRFGNVLGSSGSVVPLFRTQIAAGGPVTVTHPDIIRYFMTIPEAAQLVIQAGAMGGDGEVFVLDMGQPVKIVDLARRMIHLSGFQVKDEANPDGDIEIQFTGLRPGEKLYEELLIGDTVSGTGHPRIMKADESFLSREQLDEKMRCLIDASDSNDCEAIRTILLECVSGFRPDRDIKDHLHEEPAPRIRLLR from the coding sequence ATGGCGGAGATGGTTTCCGGCGAGGTGCGCCTGGATGACGTGCGCGAGGTGGAGATCGATGAGCTGCTAGGGCGCGACGTGGTTGCCCCGAACATGAAGCTGTTGATGGAGAACATTGCGGGCAAGAGCGTCATGGTCACGGGTGCCGGTGGATCCATCGGCTCCGAGCTTTGCCGGCAAATCATCAAGAACAAGCCCGCGCGCCTTGTCTTGTATGAGCAGTCCGAATTTGCCTTGTACGCGCTTGAGTACGAACTGCAGCAGACCGTCGCAGAGAAGGAACTCCCAATAGAACTGATTCCTGTACTCGGCTCGGTGCAGAACGGCGAGCGGGTCTTCGGCATCATGTCGCGCTATGGGGTGCAGACCATCTACCATGCGGCCGCCTACAAGCACGTGCCCATTGTCGAATTCAATATGACCGAGGGCATATTGAACAACACGGTCGGTACCCGGATCACCGCGGAGGCAGCGATCCGTGCCAACGTCGAGGCGTTCGTGTTGATCTCCACCGACAAGGCCGTTCGCCCGACCAATGTGATGGGGGCGAGCAAGCGGATGGCGGAATTGTGCCTCCAGGCGTTCGCCCAGGATCCGAACGTGCGGACCCGGTTCAGCATCGTCCGCTTTGGCAACGTGCTCGGATCGAGCGGCTCGGTGGTGCCTCTGTTCAGGACGCAGATCGCCGCAGGGGGGCCCGTGACGGTGACCCACCCGGATATCATTAGGTATTTCATGACCATTCCCGAGGCCGCTCAACTCGTCATCCAGGCGGGTGCAATGGGCGGCGATGGCGAAGTGTTCGTGCTCGACATGGGGCAGCCGGTCAAGATTGTCGACTTGGCACGGCGCATGATCCACCTGAGCGGATTTCAGGTAAAAGACGAGGCGAATCCGGACGGTGACATCGAAATCCAGTTCACCGGCCTGCGCCCCGGGGAAAAGCTGTACGAGGAGTTGTTGATCGGAGATACCGTGAGCGGCACCGGGCACCCGCGCATCATGAAAGCAGATGAATCCTTCCTGAGTCGCGAACAGCTCGATGAGAAGATGAGGTGCCTGATTGATGCTTCTGACTCCAATGACTGCGAAGCCATCCGGACGATTCTTCTCGAATGCGTTTCAGGATTTCGCCCGGACCGCGACATCAAGGACCATTTGCATGAAGAGCCGGCGCCGCGTATCCGTCTTTTGCGCTGA
- a CDS encoding nucleoside-diphosphate sugar epimerase/dehydratase: MMLLKKISEMSRQKKILLMLVLDFFLLPLSLWSAVGLRTDHWAVSSQYPISLYFVTSFVAIPVFIKLGLYRSVVRYMEDRAILTIVVAVTISIGMFGSLIFFLGLSNVPRGALLIYWLLAIVYIVCSRFFVRAAFRMLPSFGRHSQKVIIYGAGDAGRQLAVALGVGSDYEPMAFVDDDIKKRGLSIAGIKVHGADELPELVRRLAIHQVLIAIPSASRSRRIEIVNALEPLAVEVRPCPAWRRWFPARCAWMTCARWRSMSC; encoded by the coding sequence ATGATGCTGCTTAAGAAAATTTCCGAGATGTCGCGCCAGAAGAAAATTCTTCTGATGCTGGTGCTCGACTTCTTCCTGCTGCCGCTTTCCCTCTGGTCGGCAGTCGGTTTGCGGACGGATCATTGGGCTGTCAGTTCGCAGTATCCGATCAGCCTGTATTTCGTCACGTCCTTCGTGGCCATCCCGGTTTTTATCAAACTGGGCTTGTACCGCTCGGTGGTAAGGTACATGGAGGACCGGGCCATCCTGACCATTGTTGTCGCGGTCACCATTTCGATCGGGATGTTTGGTTCGCTGATCTTCTTCCTGGGCCTGTCCAATGTCCCGCGCGGTGCGCTCCTGATCTACTGGCTCCTGGCCATCGTCTATATCGTGTGCAGCAGGTTCTTTGTGCGGGCGGCGTTCAGGATGTTGCCTTCCTTTGGCCGCCACAGCCAGAAGGTCATAATATATGGTGCCGGCGATGCCGGGCGGCAGCTTGCCGTTGCCTTGGGTGTGGGCTCGGACTACGAGCCAATGGCATTCGTGGATGACGACATAAAGAAGCGCGGGCTCAGCATCGCGGGCATCAAGGTCCACGGAGCCGATGAGCTGCCCGAACTGGTAAGGCGCCTTGCGATCCATCAGGTACTGATCGCAATTCCTTCCGCTTCCCGTAGCCGTCGCATCGAAATCGTGAATGCGCTCGAGCCACTGGCTGTTGAGGTGCGGCCGTGCCCGGCATGGCGGAGATGGTTTCCGGCGAGGTGCGCCTGGATGACGTGCGCGAGGTGGAGATCGATGAGCTGCTAG
- the rfbC gene encoding dTDP-4-dehydrorhamnose 3,5-epimerase yields the protein MNLKATPTALPEVLILEPKVFGDERGFFFESFNARSFALATGYSCTFVQDNHSRSVKNVLRGLHYQLGSPQGKLIRVVSGDVFDVAVDLRRQSPRFGQWTSIQLSGESHRQLWIPPGFAHGFLVLSDEAEVLYKVSEYWNQADERTIAWNDPQLGIAWPLQGAVIQSDKDRRGVSLAEAELFP from the coding sequence ATGAATTTGAAGGCGACTCCGACCGCATTGCCGGAGGTTCTGATCCTCGAGCCAAAAGTCTTTGGGGACGAGCGTGGGTTCTTTTTTGAGAGCTTCAATGCGCGGAGTTTTGCGCTTGCTACCGGCTACTCCTGTACATTTGTTCAGGACAATCACAGTCGGTCCGTAAAAAATGTGCTGCGTGGATTGCATTACCAATTGGGTAGTCCACAGGGCAAACTGATTCGGGTTGTGTCGGGCGACGTTTTCGATGTGGCCGTGGATTTGCGCCGGCAATCACCTCGTTTCGGGCAATGGACGAGTATCCAGCTTTCAGGCGAAAGCCATCGGCAACTCTGGATACCTCCGGGGTTTGCGCATGGGTTTCTTGTGCTGTCGGACGAGGCGGAAGTTCTCTATAAAGTGTCCGAATATTGGAATCAGGCTGACGAGCGCACCATTGCCTGGAACGATCCGCAACTCGGCATTGCGTGGCCGCTCCAGGGAGCAGTGATCCAGTCGGACAAGGATAGGCGCGGCGTTTCCCTTGCCGAGGCGGAACTGTTCCCTTAG
- the rfbD gene encoding dTDP-4-dehydrorhamnose reductase yields the protein MPDKAPRIPTLLVTGSNGQVGFELRRSLSPLGQVVALDRGACDLSRPEEIRRVLREHRPDVIVNAAAYTGMDNAETDIENAYAVNATAVGILAEEARALGSLLVHYSTDCVFDGCQTSPYAETDAVNPISVYGKSKLAGEQAIAEVAPTALILRTSWVAGIHGNNFAKRMLRLGSTQAVLRVVGDRFGAPTGAALIADVTAQIVARAWLHGDGSAFATGIYHLAAAGETSWHGYASEVLRYAAAHGAALKTNPDRIEEIAACDYPLPAQRPANARLDTTKIRQTFGIYLPDWRKGVHHLLDQVLA from the coding sequence ATGCCGGATAAGGCACCTCGCATTCCCACCCTTCTTGTAACAGGAAGCAACGGCCAGGTCGGCTTCGAACTGCGGCGCTCCCTGAGCCCCCTTGGGCAGGTCGTGGCGCTTGACCGAGGCGCATGCGATCTGTCTCGCCCCGAGGAAATTCGTCGCGTCTTGCGGGAGCATCGCCCCGATGTGATCGTCAATGCCGCAGCTTATACTGGCATGGACAACGCCGAGACAGACATTGAGAACGCTTATGCGGTAAATGCCACTGCCGTGGGCATCCTTGCCGAGGAGGCGCGAGCGCTCGGTAGCCTGCTGGTGCATTATTCGACAGACTGTGTTTTCGACGGTTGCCAAACGTCGCCTTATGCGGAAACGGATGCGGTCAATCCCATTTCCGTCTACGGTAAGAGCAAGCTGGCAGGCGAACAGGCCATAGCCGAAGTAGCGCCCACGGCGCTGATACTTCGCACGTCCTGGGTGGCGGGTATCCATGGCAACAATTTTGCCAAAAGGATGCTACGGCTCGGCTCCACGCAAGCGGTGCTGCGGGTGGTTGGAGATCGGTTTGGTGCGCCCACCGGTGCCGCGCTCATTGCCGATGTAACGGCACAGATCGTCGCGCGCGCGTGGCTCCATGGCGACGGCAGTGCGTTCGCCACTGGCATCTATCACTTGGCCGCTGCTGGTGAAACCAGCTGGCATGGCTACGCCAGCGAAGTTTTGCGTTACGCCGCCGCGCATGGCGCAGCGCTCAAGACAAATCCGGATCGGATTGAGGAAATCGCTGCATGTGACTACCCGTTGCCCGCGCAGCGCCCGGCCAATGCGCGGCTGGATACGACCAAGATACGCCAGACCTTCGGCATTTATCTGCCGGATTGGCGCAAGGGCGTGCATCACTTGCTGGATCAGGTTCTTGCTTGA